From the genome of Pieris rapae chromosome 5, ilPieRapa1.1, whole genome shotgun sequence, one region includes:
- the LOC111003645 gene encoding phosphate carrier protein, mitochondrial-like: MSKKEEFSCEMFSNKFFMLCAAGGAVACGSTHTFVTPLDLVKCRLQVDPGKYKSIFKGFGISYREGGPANLVKGWAPTFIGYSLQGAAKFSGYEFFKYKFATLVDEETAYLYRTYMYLAASASAELVADCFLSPFEATKVRMQTTPGYTSQMRKAMPHMLSTEGFGVFFKGLVPLWGRQVPYTMMKFSSFEKVLEYLYTNVVPKPREECTKAEQLVLTFTAGYIAGVLCAIVSHPSDTIVSKLNKDPSASIGGIISEVGMFGIWRGLVARIVMIGTLTGLQWFVYDGFKVYTGMPRPPPAGMPESLRKKMQGK, translated from the coding sequence ATGTCGAAAAAAGAAGAGTTTTCGTGTGAGATGTTCAGCAACAAGTTCTTCATGTTGTGTGCCGCGGGAGGCGCCGTGGCCTGTGGCTCCACGCACACATTCGTGACGCCTCTAGATCTCGTAAAGTGCCGTTTACAAGTCGATCCAGGAAAATACAAATCGATTTTTAAAGGATTCGGGATATCTTATCGAGAGGGCGGCCCCGCCAATCTCGTGAAAGGTTGGGCGCCGACGTTCATAGGATACTCTCTGCAAGGGGCTGCTAAATTTTCCGgttatgaattttttaaatataaattcgcCACTCTCGTCGACGAAGAGACGGCGTACTTGTACAGAACTTACATGTATCTAGCTGCCTCCGCATCCGCGGAACTGGTCGCCGATTGTTTTTTGTCGCCTTTCGAAGCCACCAAGGTACGAATGCAAACGACTCCAGGGTATACTTCACAAATGAGGAAAGCGATGCCTCACATGCTCTCCACTGAGGGTTTCGGAGTTTTCTTCAAAGGCCTCGTCCCACTATGGGGACGTCAGGTTCCTTACACGATGATGAAATTTTCATCGTTTGAAAAGGTTTTGGAGTATTTGTATACGAACGTGGTTCCGAAGCCGAGAGAGGAGTGTACGAAGGCGGAGCAGCTGGTTTTGACATTCACGGCAGGATATATAGCTGGTGTGCTCTGCGCCATTGTGTCCCATCCTTCCGATACTATCGTGTCGAAGCTAAACAAGGACCCGAGTGCTAGCATCGGTGGAATCATCTCGGAAGTGGGTATGTTCGGCATATGGCGTGGGCTTGTCGCGCGTATCGTGATGATAGGTACGCTGACCGGCTTGCAATGGTTCGTATATGATGGCTTCAAGGTGTACACGGGAATGCCGCGCCCGCCTCCCGCGGGAATGCCCGAGTCCCtcagaaaaaaaatgcaaggaaaataa